One genomic window of Sphingomonas ginsengisoli An et al. 2013 includes the following:
- a CDS encoding alpha-glucosidase: MPIAEAATALPAAARTEPWWKGASVYQIYPRSFADTNGDGVGDLAGITRNLDHVASLGVDCIWISPFFTSPMKDFGYDVADYCAVDPLFGSLADFDALLARAHELGLKVIIDQVYSHSSDQHPWFQESRSSRTNPKADWYVWADAKPDGSPPNNWQSVFGGPSWTWDARREQYYHHSFLKEQPQLNAHLPAVQDALLAVTRFWLDRGVDGFRFDALNFAMHNPALTDNPPVTTPGKRTRPFDFQQHIHNQSHPAIIGFIERLRAMIDSYGDRFALAEVGGEQALGEMHAFTAGTDRLHSAYGFDFLYASALTPRLVAATAAAWPATAGTGWPSWAFENHDAPRAVSRWVAPAHRDQFARTKLLLLAALRGTIILYQGEELGLTQVDVPFDKLRDPEAIANWPQTLSRDGARTPMPWRGQANDANGFSTGEPWLPLGPDHAALAVDRQDGDPASILAFTRRVLALRHSSPALSWGDFELITASDRKLCFERVHERQRLRCTFNLSPDEVPLRRNNGALIETGTVLADALGPYAALIEEIR; encoded by the coding sequence ATGCCGATCGCTGAGGCCGCGACCGCCTTGCCCGCCGCCGCGCGCACTGAGCCCTGGTGGAAGGGCGCCTCGGTCTATCAGATCTATCCGCGCAGCTTCGCCGACACCAACGGTGACGGGGTCGGCGATCTGGCGGGCATCACCCGCAACCTCGATCATGTCGCGAGCCTTGGCGTCGACTGCATCTGGATCTCGCCTTTCTTCACCTCGCCGATGAAGGACTTCGGCTACGACGTCGCCGATTATTGCGCGGTGGATCCGCTGTTCGGCAGCCTGGCCGACTTCGATGCCTTGCTCGCCCGAGCGCACGAGCTCGGGCTCAAGGTCATCATCGACCAGGTCTATTCGCACAGCAGCGACCAGCACCCCTGGTTCCAGGAAAGCCGCTCGAGCCGCACCAATCCCAAGGCCGACTGGTACGTTTGGGCCGACGCCAAGCCCGACGGCTCGCCGCCGAACAACTGGCAGTCAGTATTCGGCGGCCCGTCGTGGACGTGGGACGCGCGACGCGAGCAATATTACCATCACAGTTTTCTGAAGGAGCAGCCGCAGCTCAACGCTCACCTGCCGGCGGTGCAGGATGCGCTGCTGGCGGTGACCCGCTTCTGGCTCGACCGCGGGGTCGACGGTTTCCGCTTCGACGCGCTCAATTTCGCGATGCACAATCCGGCGCTGACCGATAATCCGCCGGTCACGACGCCGGGCAAGCGGACGCGTCCGTTCGATTTCCAGCAGCACATCCACAATCAGTCGCACCCGGCGATCATCGGCTTCATCGAGCGGTTGCGCGCGATGATCGACAGCTATGGCGATCGCTTCGCGTTGGCCGAGGTCGGGGGCGAGCAGGCGCTGGGCGAGATGCACGCCTTCACCGCGGGCACCGACCGGCTGCACAGCGCCTACGGGTTCGATTTTCTCTACGCCTCCGCGCTGACCCCGCGGCTGGTCGCCGCGACCGCCGCCGCCTGGCCGGCCACTGCCGGGACGGGCTGGCCGAGCTGGGCGTTCGAGAATCACGACGCGCCGCGGGCGGTGTCGCGCTGGGTCGCCCCGGCCCACCGCGACCAGTTCGCGCGCACCAAGCTGCTGCTGCTGGCTGCGCTGCGCGGGACGATCATCCTCTACCAGGGCGAAGAGCTTGGGCTCACCCAGGTCGACGTGCCCTTCGATAAGCTGCGCGATCCCGAGGCGATCGCCAACTGGCCGCAGACGTTGAGCCGCGACGGTGCTCGCACGCCGATGCCGTGGCGCGGCCAGGCGAACGACGCCAACGGCTTCTCGACCGGTGAGCCGTGGCTGCCGCTCGGTCCCGACCATGCCGCGCTGGCGGTCGACCGGCAAGACGGGGATCCTGCCAGCATCCTCGCCTTTACCCGCCGCGTGCTTGCCCTGCGCCATTCGTCGCCGGCATTGAGCTGGGGCGACTTCGAATTGATCACCGCCAGCGACCGCAAGCTCTGCTTCGAGCGGGTGCATGAGCGTCAGCGGCTGCGCTGCACCTTCAACCTGTCGCCCGACGAAGTCCCGCTCCGCCGCAATAATGGCGCGCTGATCGAGACCGGAACTGTGCTAGCCGATGCCCTCGGCCCCTACGCCGCCCTGATCGAGGAAATCCGATGA
- a CDS encoding alpha-amylase family glycosyl hydrolase, translating into MTRRLTMLAAGLAALTAVPALAAPPAAAPAADYRARLPQDEIIYFLLPDRFENGDSRNDRGGLKGDRLHTGYDPTSTAFYEGGDLKGLIKRLDYIKGMGVTAIWVGPIFTNKAVQGGPGHESAGYHGYWITDFTKVDPHLGTNADFAALVAAAHARGMKVYMDIIANHTADVIQLKECQGKQECPYRSVADYPYQRRGGPAGAAINPGFAGAEDHSPANFAKLTDPNYAYTVEVPAAEKTIKVPAWLNDPIYYHNRGNSTFSGESARLGDFGGLDDVMTENPRVVAGFIDIYGAWIDKYGIDGFRIDTARHVNPEFWQQFVPAMLARAKAKGIPNFHIFGEVFDDSGQPGRTARYTREDKLPAVLDFAFGVTTIATVSGKSGTEQWRDFFAQDVLYEGGPASAQQLPTFIGNHDAGRFAMFMKKELPQASDAELLQRVMLGHVLILTARGAPTIYSGDEQGFVGRGGDQGSRQPLFPSKVAIYNEDRLLGSTRTNAVENFATDHPLYRLIAELSAIRTAQPALRRGATIVRATEDKPGLLAFSRLLGEDEVLVLVNTSNAPITRNVALATATRGFTRLAGDCPTLQAPGSARITLPALGYAICHADR; encoded by the coding sequence ATGACGCGCCGCCTGACCATGCTTGCTGCGGGGCTTGCCGCGCTGACCGCCGTGCCGGCGCTGGCCGCGCCGCCCGCCGCCGCGCCGGCAGCCGACTATCGCGCCCGCCTGCCGCAGGACGAGATCATCTATTTCCTGCTGCCCGACCGGTTCGAGAATGGCGATTCGCGCAACGATCGCGGCGGCCTCAAGGGCGACCGGCTGCATACCGGATACGACCCGACCTCGACCGCCTTCTACGAGGGCGGGGACTTGAAGGGGCTGATCAAGCGCCTCGACTACATCAAGGGGATGGGAGTCACCGCCATCTGGGTCGGGCCGATCTTCACCAACAAGGCGGTGCAGGGAGGTCCGGGCCACGAAAGCGCGGGCTATCACGGCTACTGGATCACCGACTTCACCAAGGTCGACCCGCACCTCGGCACCAACGCCGATTTCGCCGCGCTGGTCGCCGCCGCGCACGCGCGGGGCATGAAGGTCTATATGGACATCATCGCCAACCACACGGCGGATGTGATCCAGCTCAAGGAATGCCAGGGCAAGCAGGAGTGCCCCTACCGCAGCGTCGCCGACTATCCCTATCAGCGGCGGGGCGGCCCGGCGGGGGCGGCGATCAACCCCGGCTTCGCCGGTGCCGAGGATCATAGCCCGGCCAACTTCGCCAAGCTGACCGACCCCAATTACGCCTACACCGTCGAGGTCCCAGCGGCCGAGAAGACCATCAAGGTTCCGGCATGGCTCAACGACCCGATCTATTATCACAACCGCGGCAACTCGACCTTCAGCGGTGAATCCGCGCGGCTCGGCGATTTCGGCGGGCTCGACGACGTGATGACCGAGAACCCGCGCGTGGTCGCCGGCTTCATCGACATCTACGGCGCGTGGATCGACAAATACGGCATCGACGGTTTCCGCATCGACACCGCGCGGCACGTGAACCCCGAATTCTGGCAGCAGTTCGTGCCGGCGATGCTCGCCCGCGCCAAGGCCAAGGGCATCCCCAACTTCCACATCTTCGGTGAGGTGTTCGACGACAGCGGCCAGCCCGGTCGCACCGCGCGCTACACCCGCGAGGACAAGTTGCCGGCGGTACTCGACTTCGCTTTCGGGGTGACGACCATCGCCACCGTCTCGGGCAAGTCCGGGACCGAGCAGTGGCGCGACTTCTTCGCCCAGGACGTGCTCTACGAGGGCGGGCCGGCGAGCGCGCAGCAGCTGCCGACATTCATCGGCAACCATGACGCCGGCCGCTTCGCCATGTTCATGAAGAAGGAGCTGCCGCAGGCTAGCGACGCCGAGTTGCTCCAGCGGGTGATGCTCGGCCACGTGCTGATTCTCACCGCGCGCGGTGCGCCGACGATCTATTCGGGCGACGAGCAGGGCTTCGTTGGCCGCGGCGGCGACCAGGGCTCGCGCCAGCCGCTGTTTCCCTCGAAAGTGGCGATCTACAACGAGGACAGGTTGCTCGGCTCCACCCGCACTAACGCGGTCGAGAATTTCGCTACCGACCACCCACTCTACCGCCTGATTGCCGAATTGAGCGCGATCCGCACCGCCCAGCCGGCGCTGCGCCGCGGGGCGACGATCGTTCGCGCGACCGAGGACAAGCCCGGCCTGCTCGCTTTCTCGCGGCTGCTGGGCGAGGACGAGGTGCTGGTCCTCGTCAACACCTCGAACGCGCCGATCACGCGCAACGTCGCGCTCGCCACCGCGACCCGCGGCTTCACCAGGCTGGCGGGCGACTGTCCGACGCTACAGGCGCCGGGCAGCGCTCGGATTACCCTGCCGGCGCTCGGCTACGCGATCTGTCATGCCGATCGCTGA
- a CDS encoding tryptophan halogenase family protein has protein sequence MMSKSGIRDIVIAGGGSAGWMAAAALGRFLGHGHRLTLVESDAIGTVGVGEATIPQIHLFNASLGIDEREFVAATSATFKLGIEFAGWVRPDHRYMHAFGVVGRGSGLIPFRQLWLRARAAGVAGPYGDYSFNETAARAGRMGRGNGQPGPVPDLAYAYHFDAALYAGFLRQLAEAAGVTRIEGKIERVERDPASGDIAALHLEADRRVAGDLFIDCTGFRSLLVGETLGTPFEDWSRYLPCDRALAMPCARSDAFRPYTQSLARAAGWQWRIPLQHRTGNGHVYSSAHLSDDEAERILRDNLDGEPLGDPRPIKFTSGRRTMPWTGNAIALGLAAGFMEPLESTSIHLVQSGIARLLTMLPASEDWSAERDLFNRLSATEWERIRDMIVLHYHANERVGEAFWDDCRAMPIPDTLAQKIAAFRASGTLVREADELFTEEGWAQVLIGQSVLPAGASPLTDGLEPAELQGYLAAIADAGRRKAANLPTHAEFVAALTRGQLARMSAVH, from the coding sequence ATGATGTCCAAGTCCGGGATCCGGGACATCGTCATCGCCGGCGGTGGCTCCGCTGGCTGGATGGCGGCGGCGGCGCTCGGGCGTTTCCTCGGCCACGGCCATCGTCTGACCCTCGTTGAATCCGACGCCATCGGCACGGTTGGCGTGGGCGAAGCGACCATTCCGCAAATCCACTTGTTCAACGCCTCGCTGGGGATCGACGAGCGTGAGTTCGTCGCCGCCACCTCGGCGACCTTCAAGCTGGGGATCGAGTTCGCTGGTTGGGTCCGTCCCGACCACCGCTACATGCACGCCTTCGGCGTGGTCGGTCGCGGCAGCGGGCTGATCCCGTTCCGCCAACTGTGGTTGCGTGCTCGCGCAGCGGGGGTCGCGGGCCCCTATGGCGACTACAGTTTCAACGAAACCGCCGCGCGCGCCGGGCGGATGGGGCGCGGGAACGGGCAGCCAGGACCGGTGCCCGACCTCGCTTACGCCTATCATTTCGACGCCGCGCTCTATGCCGGCTTCCTCCGCCAGCTCGCCGAGGCGGCGGGCGTTACCCGGATCGAGGGTAAGATCGAACGGGTGGAGCGCGATCCCGCCAGCGGGGACATTGCCGCGCTCCATCTCGAGGCCGATCGACGGGTCGCGGGCGACCTGTTCATCGACTGCACCGGCTTTCGCTCGCTGCTGGTCGGCGAGACGTTGGGCACACCGTTCGAGGATTGGTCGCGCTACCTGCCGTGCGACCGCGCGCTGGCGATGCCGTGCGCGCGCTCTGACGCCTTCCGCCCTTACACCCAGTCGCTGGCGCGTGCCGCTGGCTGGCAGTGGCGCATCCCGCTCCAGCACCGCACCGGCAATGGGCATGTCTATTCGAGTGCGCACCTCAGCGACGACGAGGCTGAGCGGATCCTGCGAGACAACCTCGACGGCGAGCCGCTCGGCGACCCGCGCCCGATCAAGTTCACCAGCGGGCGGCGGACCATGCCGTGGACCGGAAATGCGATCGCGCTCGGACTCGCGGCGGGCTTCATGGAACCCCTGGAATCGACCAGCATCCACCTCGTTCAGTCGGGCATCGCGCGGCTCTTGACGATGCTTCCGGCGAGTGAGGACTGGTCGGCCGAGCGCGACCTGTTCAACCGCCTGTCCGCTACCGAGTGGGAGCGAATCCGCGACATGATTGTGCTCCACTACCACGCCAACGAGCGGGTCGGTGAAGCCTTCTGGGACGACTGCCGGGCAATGCCGATCCCCGACACGCTGGCGCAGAAGATCGCCGCCTTCCGCGCCTCGGGAACGCTGGTCCGCGAGGCCGACGAGCTGTTCACCGAGGAGGGTTGGGCGCAGGTGCTCATCGGGCAGAGCGTGCTGCCCGCGGGCGCTTCGCCGCTGACCGACGGGCTCGAACCCGCCGAGCTGCAAGGCTATCTCGCCGCGATCGCCGACGCCGGGCGACGCAAGGCCGCGAACCTGCCCACTCACGCCGAATTCGTTGCCGCCTTGACGCGCGGCCAGCTCGCTCGAATGAGCGCGGTTCACTAG
- a CDS encoding TonB-dependent receptor yields the protein MTSNLYLRRFTGAASPLALGVALAMTANPAAAQSTTPPAPSPVVTGDASQATAAAAPVADPATTPAVDPNADSSVVVVRGFRAALQSAVNKKKNSDQVVESVSAEDIGKLPDASIGESIARLPGIASQRTNGRASGIAVRGFGPDFSTTLLNGREQTSTNDARGVEFDQYPSEIVSRVDVYKTPSAALVGQGLVGTIDIRTARPLDYSKPVVAIGARASYDDIGKRAGFPKYGKRFNGTFIDQFADKRVGIAISASYLDETYPNQQFNAWGYSGSGTSGDPYVIGGSKSYVSTTRLKRYGINGTLQFKPTDTVTITADGFYSHFNDDGNLKGIELPLAFGGGFNTTGPVNTTVSNNVIVSGTFPTVYGVVRNDIFQRKAKLYSGGLNLTWNPGNGWAGFIDYGRSRTRRNELSLESYSGTGYGNNAADPSDRIGFTSTETGTTFTHVLNYSDPNLIRLTDPLGWGGSTIQAGYYNNRIVKDDLAQYRAEVSHEYNNFFNRLRLGFNFTDRNKSLTPDEAFISLPAGQTSAVVPSQYLQTPTNLDYLGLGPIISYDARQLLAAGVLRFLPNNSQDIPAKAFNVKERLAIPYVQVDLKGEFGSAEVTGNIGVQAVHTDQSSSGLFFVAGNSTAQFRKLGAKYLDVLPSANLSLRYPGGQVIRLGLAREIQRPRLDDLREALSYGVDTNPANCPTAASSCYSGGGGNPYLRPYRANALDLTFEQYFAGSKGYAALQLYYKDVSSYISDGKIVYDFTGLPAPTGVLPGTSTVGYLSGKANTSGGGMYGAELAATLPFTVFTNYLDGFGFTGGVGYTHTRVRDQNGNISQIPGYSKWVANGTLFFEKWGFNARGSVRYRSSFLGDFTGFGGSPTRRTALGETIIDAQVGYDFGEGSMLKGLSLYLQGQNLTDERFESVANTANPLTVIDHQTYGRRYLAGFTYKF from the coding sequence GTGACTTCGAACCTGTATCTGCGGCGCTTTACCGGCGCGGCGAGCCCGCTGGCGCTTGGCGTCGCCCTGGCGATGACCGCGAACCCGGCCGCTGCGCAGTCGACCACGCCTCCGGCGCCGAGCCCAGTGGTCACCGGTGACGCCAGCCAGGCGACCGCGGCCGCCGCGCCCGTCGCCGATCCCGCCACCACCCCCGCGGTCGACCCCAACGCCGACAGCAGTGTCGTCGTGGTTCGCGGCTTCCGCGCCGCGCTGCAGTCCGCCGTCAACAAGAAGAAGAACAGCGACCAGGTCGTCGAGAGCGTCTCGGCCGAGGACATCGGCAAGCTGCCCGATGCCTCGATCGGTGAATCGATCGCCCGCCTGCCCGGCATCGCCTCGCAGCGCACCAACGGCCGCGCCAGCGGCATCGCCGTCCGCGGCTTCGGTCCCGACTTCTCGACCACGCTGCTGAACGGCCGCGAGCAGACCTCGACCAACGACGCCCGCGGCGTCGAGTTCGATCAGTATCCCTCGGAAATCGTCAGCCGCGTCGACGTCTACAAGACGCCGTCGGCGGCGCTGGTCGGCCAAGGCCTGGTCGGCACCATCGATATCCGCACCGCGCGTCCGCTCGACTATTCGAAGCCCGTGGTCGCGATCGGCGCCCGCGCCAGCTACGACGACATCGGCAAGCGTGCCGGCTTCCCCAAGTATGGCAAGCGCTTCAACGGCACCTTCATCGACCAGTTCGCCGACAAGCGCGTCGGGATCGCCATCTCGGCGTCCTACCTCGACGAGACCTATCCCAACCAGCAGTTCAACGCCTGGGGCTATTCCGGCAGCGGCACGTCGGGCGATCCCTATGTGATCGGCGGGTCGAAGTCGTACGTGTCGACCACGCGCCTCAAGCGCTACGGCATCAACGGCACGCTGCAGTTCAAGCCGACCGACACGGTGACGATCACCGCCGACGGCTTCTACAGCCACTTCAACGACGATGGTAATTTGAAGGGCATCGAGCTGCCGCTGGCGTTCGGCGGCGGCTTCAACACCACCGGTCCTGTCAACACCACCGTCAGCAACAATGTCATCGTCAGCGGGACCTTCCCGACCGTCTATGGCGTCGTCCGCAACGACATCTTCCAGCGCAAGGCCAAGCTCTACTCGGGCGGGCTCAACCTGACCTGGAACCCGGGTAACGGCTGGGCTGGCTTCATCGATTACGGCCGCTCGCGCACCCGCCGCAACGAGCTCAGCCTCGAGAGCTATTCGGGCACGGGCTACGGCAACAATGCCGCCGACCCGAGCGATCGCATCGGCTTCACCTCGACCGAGACCGGCACGACCTTCACCCACGTGCTGAACTATTCGGATCCGAACCTCATTCGCCTGACCGATCCGCTCGGCTGGGGCGGTTCGACGATCCAGGCCGGTTACTACAACAACCGCATCGTCAAGGACGACCTGGCGCAATATCGCGCCGAGGTCAGCCACGAGTATAACAACTTCTTCAATCGCCTGCGGCTCGGCTTCAACTTCACCGACCGCAACAAGTCGCTGACCCCGGACGAGGCCTTCATCAGCCTGCCGGCCGGCCAGACGAGCGCGGTGGTGCCCTCGCAGTATCTGCAGACGCCGACCAACCTCGACTATCTCGGCCTTGGTCCGATCATCAGCTACGACGCGCGCCAGCTGCTGGCCGCGGGCGTGCTGCGCTTCCTGCCGAACAACTCGCAGGACATCCCCGCCAAGGCGTTCAACGTCAAGGAACGCCTCGCCATCCCGTATGTGCAGGTCGACCTCAAGGGTGAGTTCGGCTCGGCCGAAGTGACCGGCAACATCGGCGTCCAGGCGGTTCACACCGACCAGTCGTCGAGCGGCCTGTTCTTCGTCGCGGGCAACTCGACCGCGCAGTTCCGCAAGCTCGGCGCCAAGTATCTCGACGTGCTGCCGAGCGCCAACCTGTCGCTCCGCTATCCGGGCGGTCAGGTGATCCGCCTCGGGCTCGCCCGCGAGATCCAGCGGCCGCGCCTCGACGACCTGCGTGAGGCGCTGTCCTACGGCGTCGACACCAACCCGGCCAACTGCCCGACCGCGGCGAGCAGCTGCTACAGCGGCGGCGGCGGCAACCCGTACCTGCGGCCCTACCGCGCCAATGCGCTCGACCTGACCTTCGAGCAGTATTTCGCCGGGTCGAAGGGCTACGCCGCCCTGCAGCTCTACTACAAGGACGTGTCGAGCTACATTTCGGACGGCAAGATCGTCTACGACTTCACCGGCCTGCCCGCCCCGACGGGCGTGCTGCCGGGGACCTCTACGGTCGGCTATCTCAGCGGCAAGGCCAACACGAGCGGCGGCGGCATGTACGGCGCCGAGCTGGCGGCGACCCTGCCGTTCACGGTGTTCACCAACTATCTCGACGGCTTCGGCTTCACCGGCGGCGTGGGCTACACCCACACCCGGGTGCGCGATCAGAACGGCAACATCAGCCAGATCCCGGGCTATTCGAAGTGGGTCGCCAACGGCACGCTGTTCTTCGAGAAGTGGGGCTTCAACGCCCGCGGCAGCGTCCGCTACCGCTCGAGCTTCCTGGGTGACTTCACCGGCTTCGGCGGCTCGCCGACCCGGCGGACCGCGCTGGGCGAGACGATCATCGACGCTCAGGTCGGTTACGACTTTGGCGAGGGGAGCATGCTCAAGGGCCTGTCGCTCTACCTCCAGGGCCAGAACCTGACGGACGAGCGGTTCGAGTCGGTCGCGAACACTGCCAACCCGCTGACGGTCATCGACCATCAGACCTATGGGCGGCGCTACCTCGCCGGCTTCACCTACAAGTTCTAA
- a CDS encoding LacI family DNA-binding transcriptional regulator: protein MSQRRPTSFDIAALAGVSQPTVSRALSGNSAVSAETRARVFAAAEQLNYKVDKNASGLRRQQARTLAALFFEDPTPDDTLINPFYLSMLGSMVRACAAHGYDLLISFQQLSDDWHVDYEDSRKADGIILLGYGDYTLHRPRLEQLVKHGTHFICWGNPRAAEFGAVVGCDNEQGGYDATRHLLDAGRRRIAFIGTATEAYPEFLERHRGYVRAHHDAGLPVDEQLRVMAGPSEAEGRAAVTELARRGPLPDGLFASSDLAAVGAMHALQEGGNVVPRDVSVVGFDDLAAAGYANPPLTTVAQDARAAGKALVEGLIASIEQRGTESKLLPVTLKVRGSSVP, encoded by the coding sequence ATGTCACAGCGGCGGCCAACTTCGTTCGATATCGCGGCCCTGGCGGGCGTCTCGCAGCCGACCGTGTCCCGCGCGCTGTCGGGAAATTCGGCGGTCAGCGCTGAAACCAGGGCCCGAGTCTTCGCCGCCGCGGAGCAGCTCAACTACAAGGTCGACAAGAACGCCTCGGGCCTCCGCCGGCAGCAGGCGCGCACCCTCGCCGCGTTGTTCTTCGAGGACCCGACCCCCGACGACACGCTGATCAATCCCTTCTATTTGTCGATGCTGGGCTCGATGGTGCGGGCCTGCGCAGCGCACGGCTACGACCTGCTGATCAGCTTCCAGCAGCTCTCCGACGACTGGCACGTCGATTACGAGGACAGCCGCAAGGCCGACGGCATCATCCTGCTGGGCTACGGCGACTATACGCTGCATCGCCCGCGGCTAGAGCAGCTGGTCAAGCACGGGACGCACTTCATCTGCTGGGGCAATCCCCGCGCGGCCGAGTTCGGCGCGGTGGTCGGCTGCGACAATGAACAGGGCGGCTATGACGCGACCCGCCACTTGCTCGACGCCGGCCGGCGCCGCATCGCCTTCATCGGCACCGCCACCGAGGCCTATCCCGAATTCCTCGAGCGCCACCGCGGCTACGTTCGCGCGCACCACGACGCCGGTCTACCGGTCGATGAGCAGCTCCGCGTAATGGCGGGGCCGAGCGAAGCCGAAGGCCGTGCGGCGGTCACCGAATTGGCGCGGCGCGGCCCCCTCCCCGACGGGCTGTTCGCCTCCTCGGACCTCGCCGCCGTCGGGGCGATGCATGCGCTGCAGGAAGGCGGCAACGTCGTTCCGCGCGACGTGTCGGTGGTCGGCTTCGACGACCTCGCCGCGGCGGGCTACGCCAACCCGCCGCTGACCACCGTCGCGCAGGACGCCCGCGCCGCGGGCAAGGCGCTGGTCGAAGGCCTCATCGCCAGCATCGAGCAACGCGGGACCGAGAGCAAATTGCTCCCGGTCACGCTCAAGGTCCGCGGATCGAGCGTCCCTTAG
- a CDS encoding sugar MFS transporter, whose product MAVTSVAPDAAGDGSGSAGQHIDAPELRYFVFALFFIFGGITSLNDVIIPKLKELFTLSFFEASLVQFCFFIAYAIVGIPGARLVKRIGYMRGALAGLVTMLVGCLLFIPASRQALFPLFLFAYFVLASGVVLVQIVANPLISLLGPARTTSSRLTFAQAFNSLGTTIFPYFGSILILGGLATVAAKDLSGPALDAYRTNETHAIVSGYIGLAIALAVVAGAVWLFRNALKGERHEPSSLADGLALLKGTRFGWGAACIFLYVGAEVAIGSFIVSYLKQPEVLNATDLSAGKLIPLYWGGALIGRFIGSAVLRVVSPGKLLTFNAIGAITLILISANTSGNVAAYTLLAIGLMNSIMFPTIFSLACEELGAKAADGSGIINVAIAGGAIIPAIYGATADKIGLAAALALPALCYALIAGFGMWCARHHHADREVGA is encoded by the coding sequence ATGGCCGTGACAAGCGTGGCGCCGGATGCGGCGGGGGATGGTTCGGGTTCGGCCGGTCAGCACATCGATGCGCCCGAGCTGCGCTATTTCGTGTTCGCATTGTTCTTCATCTTCGGCGGCATCACCAGCCTCAACGACGTCATCATCCCCAAGCTGAAGGAGCTGTTCACGCTCAGCTTCTTCGAGGCGAGCCTGGTCCAGTTCTGCTTCTTCATCGCCTATGCGATCGTCGGCATCCCCGGCGCGCGGCTGGTCAAGCGGATCGGCTACATGCGCGGCGCGCTGGCAGGCCTCGTCACCATGCTGGTCGGCTGCTTGCTGTTCATTCCGGCCAGCCGCCAGGCGCTCTTTCCCTTGTTCCTGTTCGCCTACTTCGTGCTCGCATCGGGCGTGGTGCTGGTCCAGATCGTCGCCAATCCGCTGATCAGCCTGCTCGGACCGGCACGGACGACCAGTAGCCGCCTGACGTTCGCCCAGGCGTTCAACTCGCTCGGCACGACCATCTTCCCCTATTTCGGCTCGATCCTGATCCTCGGCGGCCTCGCCACGGTCGCCGCCAAGGACCTGTCGGGCCCAGCGCTCGACGCCTATCGGACCAACGAAACCCACGCGATCGTCAGCGGCTATATTGGTCTGGCGATCGCTCTCGCGGTGGTCGCCGGGGCGGTGTGGCTGTTTCGCAATGCCTTGAAGGGCGAGCGGCACGAGCCGAGCAGCCTCGCCGACGGCCTCGCGCTGCTCAAGGGCACGCGCTTCGGCTGGGGCGCGGCGTGCATCTTTCTCTACGTCGGCGCCGAAGTGGCGATCGGCAGCTTCATCGTCAGCTATCTCAAGCAGCCCGAGGTGCTGAACGCGACCGATCTGTCGGCCGGCAAGCTCATCCCGCTCTACTGGGGCGGGGCGCTGATCGGCCGCTTCATCGGCTCGGCGGTGCTGCGCGTCGTCAGCCCGGGCAAGCTGCTGACCTTCAACGCGATCGGGGCGATCACGCTCATCCTCATCAGCGCCAACACCAGCGGCAACGTCGCCGCCTACACGCTGCTGGCGATCGGCCTGATGAACTCGATCATGTTCCCGACCATCTTCAGCCTCGCCTGCGAGGAACTCGGCGCCAAGGCGGCCGACGGGTCGGGGATCATCAACGTCGCCATCGCCGGCGGCGCGATCATCCCGGCCATCTACGGCGCGACCGCCGACAAGATCGGCCTGGCCGCGGCGCTGGCGCTGCCGGCGCTGTGCTATGCGCTGATCGCAGGCTTCGGCATGTGGTGCGCGCGGCATCATCATGCCGACCGCGAGGTGGGCGCCTAA